In a genomic window of Rhododendron vialii isolate Sample 1 chromosome 12a, ASM3025357v1:
- the LOC131309859 gene encoding uncharacterized protein LOC131309859 isoform X8 — protein MDLKRRKTVNPIWRPVCTQSSSSQDCSIKQLQAGFEDLHDLDGGRKVEDEIQVQGSAPSDEKQSISVKVGASLMRFIKGKWGSTQKSIEEEIGVKIIFPSSKEEDFIVIEGISAAIVARASERIQVIIDEAVKSPSLEYSHFVSLPLAIHPELVDKLLKFQKSILGSSNAYQNENLDSDANGDTSEEEDKGQESDRGSDVAVKLKVEDDNGHVKVDITNIRRVSHPTRASKPSGMKEDLRIEKSIFIEPKMIHLTVLMLKLWNKDRVDAAAEVLQTVSSEVLEALHQEPVSVRLKGLECMKGTLAKARVVYIPVEEIGGKGRLSRACQIIIDAFVKAGLVLDKDGEQKLKLHATVMNARHRKWGRGTKKLDSFDARAIFKQFGSEEWGDYLIREAHLSQRFVFDESGYYRCCASIPFPETMQVD, from the exons ATGGATTTGAAAAGGCGAAAAACAGTTAATCCAATATGGAGACCAGTCTGTACTCAATCTAGCTCCTCTCAAG ATTGCTCGATCAAGCAACTACAGGCTGGATTTGAAGATCTGCATGATTTGGATGGTGGTAGGAAAGTAGAAGATGAAATTCAAGTTCAAGGATCGGCGCCCTCTGATGAAAAGCAATCAATTTCAGTAAAG GTAGGAGCGAGCTTAATGCGTTTCATCAAAGGAAAATG GGGATCTACACAGAAAAGTATCGAAGAGGAGATCGGAGTTAAAATCATATTTCCCTCATCAAAGGAAGAGGATTTTATCG TTATTGAAGGCATTTCTGCAGCAATTGTGGCTAGAGCCTCGGAAAGAATACAAGTGATAATTGATGAG GCAGTAAAAAGCCCAAGTCTAGAATACTCTCACTTTGTATCACTTCCTTTGGCCATTCACCCCGAACTGGTTGATAAGCTTCTCAAGTTTCAGAAGTCCATACTGGGATCTAGTAATGCTTATCAGAATGAGAATCTGGACAGTGATGCCAATGGAGATACTTCAGAAGAGGAAGATAAGGGCCAAGAGTCAGATAGAGGATCGGATGTTGCAGTTAAGCTTAAGGTTGAAGATGATAATGGCCATGTTAAAGTGGACATAACAAACATACGTCGAGTAAGCCACCCAACTAGAGCATCGAAGCCTTCTGGTATGAAAGA AGATTTGCGAATTGAGAAGTCAATATTTATTGAACCCAAGATGATCCACTTAACAGTACTCATGCTGAAGTTGTGGAACAAGGACCGAGTTGATGCAGCTGCTGAGGTTCTGCAG ACTGTCTCCTCGGAAGTATTGGAAGCTTTGCACCAGGAGCCTGTTTCTGTGAGGCTGAAGGGGCTG GAATGCATGAAAGGCACATTGGCAAAAGCACGTGTTGTGTACATTCCTGTTGAAGAAATTGGTGGCAAGGGCAGACTTTCACGTGCTTGTC AAATCATTATTGACGCATTTGTCAAAGCCGGGCTTGTTCTTGATAAAGACGGCGAACAAAAGTTGAAG TTGCACGCCACTGTGATGAATGCAAGGCACAGGAAATG GGGAAGAGGGACAAAAAAGTTGGATTCATTTGATGCACGAGCCATTTTCAAGCAATTTGGTTCTGAAGAATGGGGCGATTACCTTATCCGTGAAGCTCATCTTTCACAAAGGTTTGTATTTGATGAAAGTGGATATTACCGTTGTTGTGCTTCCATTCCGTTTCCTGAAACTATGCAAGTAGATTGA
- the LOC131309859 gene encoding uncharacterized protein LOC131309859 isoform X9, whose translation MDLKRRKTVNPIWRPVCTQSSSSQDCSIKQLQAGFEDLHDLDGGRKVEDEIQVQGSAPSDEKQSISVKVGASLMRFIKGKWGSTQKSIEEEIGVKIIFPSSKEEDFIVIEGISAAIVARASERIQVIIDEAVKSPSLEYSHFVSLPLAIHPELVDKLLKFQKSILGSSNAYQNENLDSDANGDTSEEEDKGQESDRGSDVAVKLKVEDDNGHVKVDITNIRRVSHPTRASKPSDLRIEKSIFIEPKMIHLTVLMLKLWNKDRVDAAAEVLQTVSSEVLEALHQEPVSVRLKGLECMKGTLAKARVVYIPVEEIGGKGRLSRACQIIIDAFVKAGLVLDKDGEQKLKLHATVMNARHRKWGRGTKKLDSFDARAIFKQFGSEEWGDYLIREAHLSQRFVFDESGYYRCCASIPFPETMQVD comes from the exons ATGGATTTGAAAAGGCGAAAAACAGTTAATCCAATATGGAGACCAGTCTGTACTCAATCTAGCTCCTCTCAAG ATTGCTCGATCAAGCAACTACAGGCTGGATTTGAAGATCTGCATGATTTGGATGGTGGTAGGAAAGTAGAAGATGAAATTCAAGTTCAAGGATCGGCGCCCTCTGATGAAAAGCAATCAATTTCAGTAAAG GTAGGAGCGAGCTTAATGCGTTTCATCAAAGGAAAATG GGGATCTACACAGAAAAGTATCGAAGAGGAGATCGGAGTTAAAATCATATTTCCCTCATCAAAGGAAGAGGATTTTATCG TTATTGAAGGCATTTCTGCAGCAATTGTGGCTAGAGCCTCGGAAAGAATACAAGTGATAATTGATGAG GCAGTAAAAAGCCCAAGTCTAGAATACTCTCACTTTGTATCACTTCCTTTGGCCATTCACCCCGAACTGGTTGATAAGCTTCTCAAGTTTCAGAAGTCCATACTGGGATCTAGTAATGCTTATCAGAATGAGAATCTGGACAGTGATGCCAATGGAGATACTTCAGAAGAGGAAGATAAGGGCCAAGAGTCAGATAGAGGATCGGATGTTGCAGTTAAGCTTAAGGTTGAAGATGATAATGGCCATGTTAAAGTGGACATAACAAACATACGTCGAGTAAGCCACCCAACTAGAGCATCGAAGCCTTCTG ATTTGCGAATTGAGAAGTCAATATTTATTGAACCCAAGATGATCCACTTAACAGTACTCATGCTGAAGTTGTGGAACAAGGACCGAGTTGATGCAGCTGCTGAGGTTCTGCAG ACTGTCTCCTCGGAAGTATTGGAAGCTTTGCACCAGGAGCCTGTTTCTGTGAGGCTGAAGGGGCTG GAATGCATGAAAGGCACATTGGCAAAAGCACGTGTTGTGTACATTCCTGTTGAAGAAATTGGTGGCAAGGGCAGACTTTCACGTGCTTGTC AAATCATTATTGACGCATTTGTCAAAGCCGGGCTTGTTCTTGATAAAGACGGCGAACAAAAGTTGAAG TTGCACGCCACTGTGATGAATGCAAGGCACAGGAAATG GGGAAGAGGGACAAAAAAGTTGGATTCATTTGATGCACGAGCCATTTTCAAGCAATTTGGTTCTGAAGAATGGGGCGATTACCTTATCCGTGAAGCTCATCTTTCACAAAGGTTTGTATTTGATGAAAGTGGATATTACCGTTGTTGTGCTTCCATTCCGTTTCCTGAAACTATGCAAGTAGATTGA